One window of Perca fluviatilis chromosome 12, GENO_Pfluv_1.0, whole genome shotgun sequence genomic DNA carries:
- the LOC120570274 gene encoding uncharacterized protein C21orf62 homolog: protein MEMSPNTVSSVSLPWSLWLLFFLTPVTQTTSSAPSSETSLPVNTTLLFDSDAPGNNLRNCSCTTPVRDCDEALANSLCRCHTVLRSALPPAGLREPGPLTVWVKELWVLEELLNRSTVGHLQLSFCGVKPMDSQYLALLGLQTLKIHSAAPEAPYPNQEMTISPAAGVAVELEALSFDFSSSFHVTFLDVAVLNGFSALKAYSVVGPAAHTLSQQFPDLASPLSLALPPSATSDHPTEPSEQAADPPHNLLFTFVY, encoded by the coding sequence ATGGAGATGTCTCCAAACACTGTCTCCTCTGTCTCGTTGCCATGGTCACTGTGGTTGCTGTTCTTTCTGACCCCCGTCACCCAGACAACAAGCTCCGCCCCCTCATCTGAAACGTCTCTGCCGGTCAACACCACGCTGCTGTTCGACAGCGACGCCCCGGGCAACAACCTGCGGAACTGCAGCTGCACCACGCCCGTGCGGGACTGCGACGAGGCTCTGGCCAACTCGCTGTGCAGATGCCACACCGTTTTGCGCTCCGCTTTGCCCCCTGCTGGGCTCAGAGAGCCTGGACCACTCACCGTGTGGGTGAAGGAGCTCTGGGTCCTGGAGGAGCTGCTGAACAGGAGCACGGTTGGCCATTTGCAGTTGTCTTTTTGTGGAGTAAAGCCAATGGACAGTCAGTACCTGGCTCTGCTAGGTCTGCAGACCCTCAAGATCCACAGTGCAGCACCAGAAGCTCCCTACCCCAACCAGGAAATGACAATCTCCCCGGCAGCAGGAGTTGCAGTGGAGCTAGAGGCCCTCTCCTTTGacttctcctcttcctttcaTGTGACCTTCCTGGATGTAGCAGTTCTCAatggcttctctgcactgaaGGCATATAGTGTGGTGGGACCAGCTGCTCACACCCTCTCCCAGCAGTTCCCCGACCTGGCCTCGCCCCTTTCTCTGGCTCTGCCACCCTCTGCTACTTCTGATCACCCTACAGAGCCCAGTGAGCAGGCTGCAGACCCTCCGCACAATCtgctttttacttttgtctacTAA